The Kineothrix sp. IPX-CK genomic interval TTACGGACTTTGGGGCCCTGATATCAAAATTATCAATTTGTGTGAAAAAGATATTGACATATAATTTAAGATTGATATAATGAACATATGAACAATCATTCATATGAGCAAAGGTGCATATGATATATGGAATGAGAATATTGGAATTTTATTTGAAATATAAGAAAAAGATGTAAGGATGTTTTAAGAAAAGGAGGAAGTATACAATGAAGATGCAACAGGAGAGAGTGGAAGGCTGCGATTATATCCATGTTCACGAAGATATTGTTCGTAAGGTGAATGAGCAGATGCCGGAGGAAGATAAGCTGTATGATCTGGCAGATTTTTTTAAGGTGTTTGCGGATTCTACGAGAATAAAAATGTTATATGTGCTCATGTGCTCGGAGATGTGCGTGTGCGATATAGCGCAGATTCTGAATATGACTCAGTCAGCAATTTCCCATCAGCTTCGCACGTTGAAGCAGATGGATCTGGTAAGGAACAGGAGAGAGGGCAAAACTGTATTTTATTCTCTTGCGGATGGACATATCAAGACGATTTTAAGTCAAGGTCTGGACCATATCGAAGAGGATTAATAATAAATAAAATAATAAAGAAGGATAAGGAGGAGAAGAAATGAGAAAGACTTACATTTTGGAGGATTTGGACTGCGCACACTGTGCAGGTGAGATTGAGACGGCAGTAGGAAAGCTGGAGGGGGTTAAGAACAGCGCCTTGACTCTTTTGACACAGAAGCTGGTAATCGATGTGGAAGAAACGAAGGCGGCAGGCATTACCAAAGAAATTAAGAAAATCGTGAAGAAATTTGAACCGGATGTGGAAGTAATAGAGAAATAGTATAAAATGACAGCATGTAAAGAAAGCGAAGGGCTAAGAGATGAGTAAGAAGCTAAAAAGGTTGCTTAAAAGAATCGTGATAGGCGCTCTCATATATCTGGTTGCGATTTTAGCATCGCGCACTATACCGGACTTAAATGGAAATATAGAGCTGGTGTTATTCTTGATCGCTTATTTTATAATAGGAGGAAGTATTGTAAAGGCGGCGGTGAAGAACATCGGTCACGGACAAATATTCGATGAAAATTTCCTGATGTCCATTGCCACCATAGGAGCCTTTCTCATAGGAGAGTACCCGGAAGCGGTTGCGGTTATGCTGTTTTACCAGGTGGGCGAGTGGTTTCAGTCCTATGCGGTAGGCAGGTCCAGAAAATCTATTGCGGAGCTTATGGATATTCGTCCGGACTATGCGAATGTCCTAAGGGGCGGAGAGGCCAGGGAGGTGAGTCCCGAGGAGGTGGCGATTGGAGAGACGATATTGATTAAGCCCGGAGAGCGGATACCCCTGGACGGTATGGTTACTAAGGGTGCCTCCTCTTTGGATACGATGGCTCTTACCGGAGAAAGCGTCCCCAGAGATGTAGCTGAGGGCGAAGAGGTGATTAGCGGATGCGTAAATCTATCCGGTGTGCTGGAGGTTAAGGTAAATAAGATTTATGGAGAGTCTACGGTAGCCAAGATACTTGAACTTGTTGAAAACGCAGGAAGCAAGAAGTCGGAGGCAGAGCATTTCATTACGAAATTCGCCAGATATTATACTCCCGTTATTGTAATTTGCGCGGTGCTTCTGGCATTTATTCCTCCGCTTTTTCTAGGTGGCGGCTTTACAACGTGGATATATAGAGCTCTTAGCTTTCTTGTTATCTCCTGCCCCTGTGCATTAGTCATCAGTATTCCTTTAAGCTTCTTCGGCGGCCTGGGAGGAGCAAGCAGAGCCGGTATTCTCGTCAAAGGCAGCAATTATCTGGAGGCTTTGTCGGATGCTGAGATCGTAGTGATGGATAAGACCGGAACTCTTACTAAGGGCACCTTTGCGGTGACTAAGCTGGTTCCCCAAATGGGTGTGGCGGAAGGTGCACTTTTGGAAACGGCAGCTTATGCGGAGAGTTATTCCAACCATCCGATTTCCAAATCGCTGTTAGCAGCATATCAAAAGGATGTGGATAAATCGCTCTTAAGCGATGTGGAAGAGATCGCGGGGCACGGAGTCAGTGCGGTATTAAGCGGCGGCCGTGTTTATGCGGGAAATGCCAAATGGATGGAGAGGCAGCAGATTCAAGTCGGGGAGGCGGAAGAGGCAGGAACTATCATCCATGTGGCGCGCGAGAAAGAATATCTGGGCTACATTGTGATAGCGGATGAAATCAAATCCGATGCGAAGCAGGCTGTCGACGGCCTTAAGGCGGTAGGAATGAAGCACATCGTCATGCTTACCGGAGACCAGAAAAAGGCGGCAGACAGAGTGGCGGGGGAACTTGGAATTGAGGAAGTGCATGCGGAGCTTTTGCCGAAGGATAAGGTAGATCAGGTAGAACGGCTGTTTGAGGTCAAATCGGAAAAGGGCAGATTGATTTTTGTCGGTGACGGCATGAACGATGCCCCGGTACTGGCGAGAGCAGATATCGGAATAGCCATGGGCGGTTTGGGCTCCGATGCGGCAATCGAAGCGGCGGACGTGGTAATCATGACAGACGAACCGTCGAAGATTGTGAGGGCAATACAGATATCGAAGAGAACCCTCGTTATCGTAAAACAAAATATAGTATTTGCAATTGGAGTGAAGGTTCTGATATTATTATTGGCAGCAGTAGGTTTCGCTACCATGTGGGCAGCGGTATTCGCCGACGTAGGAGTAGCAGTCATCGCGATACTGAATGCGATGCGTGCCATGCGGGTGAAGGTGTGAACAGATAGAGCGTGCATAAAATAGTGAGGTATATCTATGGAGAGCGAGCTAAAGGAACACAGAGTGTTGCCAGTAGATTTATGCGAAAGCGATTTAATGAATATGTGCGGTCGGTATCATTTTGATGATACCGGCCTTCCTCTGTTACGGGAGGTATACGAAAATTACTTCAGGAATGCTGCGGTATCCGCTTTTTTTTCATGGAGCGGACACATAGGGGATAAGGCGGTGGTACTCATGACGCTGGGCGAGGATGTGGATCGTGTGCAGAGCAGTCTTATGGAGGAAGAAAGCCTGTCGGAGGCATATATGGCAGAATGTATCGCTATGGAGCTCCTTATGAAGGCTTATGGAAGGGGAGACGATTTTCTTAGAGAGCGGACCGGCTTGTGGTGCGGGCAGTATGAGTTTCCCGGAACCGGACGCCCTATGGAGGATGTGGCAGAAATCGTAGATTCCTTCGGACAGGAGGAAATAAGTTACAATGGCGCCTATATGCTGATACCGAAAAAGAGTGTGGCGTATATCGTACCGCTTCAGACTAAAGAACCGGAGGTAAAAAGAAAGCAGTCCCTATGTGCCGGATGCAATAGAACGGACTGTGAAAAAAGGGCCGGCAGTCCAAAAGAGTTAAATTATGGCTACCGGCGCATTTTCAGCAAAGGAGGAGGAAAGGGATGCGGCAAGGACTGATTCATGTGTACTATGGAGATGGAAAGGGAAAGACCACGGCGGCAGCAGGGCTTGCGCTGCGGGCTGCAGGCTGCGGTGAGCAGGTGATATTTGCTCAGTTC includes:
- a CDS encoding cation transporter; translated protein: MRKTYILEDLDCAHCAGEIETAVGKLEGVKNSALTLLTQKLVIDVEETKAAGITKEIKKIVKKFEPDVEVIEK
- a CDS encoding metalloregulator ArsR/SmtB family transcription factor — translated: MQQERVEGCDYIHVHEDIVRKVNEQMPEEDKLYDLADFFKVFADSTRIKMLYVLMCSEMCVCDIAQILNMTQSAISHQLRTLKQMDLVRNRREGKTVFYSLADGHIKTILSQGLDHIEED
- a CDS encoding heavy metal translocating P-type ATPase, which translates into the protein MSKKLKRLLKRIVIGALIYLVAILASRTIPDLNGNIELVLFLIAYFIIGGSIVKAAVKNIGHGQIFDENFLMSIATIGAFLIGEYPEAVAVMLFYQVGEWFQSYAVGRSRKSIAELMDIRPDYANVLRGGEAREVSPEEVAIGETILIKPGERIPLDGMVTKGASSLDTMALTGESVPRDVAEGEEVISGCVNLSGVLEVKVNKIYGESTVAKILELVENAGSKKSEAEHFITKFARYYTPVIVICAVLLAFIPPLFLGGGFTTWIYRALSFLVISCPCALVISIPLSFFGGLGGASRAGILVKGSNYLEALSDAEIVVMDKTGTLTKGTFAVTKLVPQMGVAEGALLETAAYAESYSNHPISKSLLAAYQKDVDKSLLSDVEEIAGHGVSAVLSGGRVYAGNAKWMERQQIQVGEAEEAGTIIHVAREKEYLGYIVIADEIKSDAKQAVDGLKAVGMKHIVMLTGDQKKAADRVAGELGIEEVHAELLPKDKVDQVERLFEVKSEKGRLIFVGDGMNDAPVLARADIGIAMGGLGSDAAIEAADVVIMTDEPSKIVRAIQISKRTLVIVKQNIVFAIGVKVLILLLAAVGFATMWAAVFADVGVAVIAILNAMRAMRVKV